From Woronichinia naegeliana WA131, the proteins below share one genomic window:
- a CDS encoding transposase, translated as MLEWWTKNFASCELGDERLNNRAFSIGKKLSEGFGKALSEVFKGGNELKRAYEFLGIRKQTLSR; from the coding sequence ATGTTGGAATGGTGGACAAAAAACTTTGCCAGTTGTGAATTGGGAGACGAGAGGCTAAACAATCGTGCCTTCTCGATTGGGAAAAAGTTAAGTGAGGGGTTTGGAAAAGCCTTATCAGAAGTGTTTAAGGGAGGAAACGAGTTAAAGAGGGCCTATGAATTTTTGGGAATCCGAAAACAGACTTTGTCAAGATAA
- a CDS encoding NB-ARC domain-containing protein: MEIKIGQDGFGNVQHNTFNVTGERKHKPNAHNLPNSGVAQFVGRAEVLAQLDQQLQQIDRVAISTLTGMGGIGKSELALQYAWQEWSKETYRGGICWLNVADSDPGLSILSFAQIHLGLTLPEEGELVERVRFVWQGWLKNQQDQTLIIFDDVRDYQKIKNYLPPQADQRFKVIITTRLKELSAKIQTLHVNILQPEAALDLLRSYVTDGRINDQLEQANLLCRDLGYLPLALELVARLLRRRTNWTVAKIREKLAENGLADQSLIKNPKFDSEMTAERGVKAAFDLSWQELESEPNAQRLAMYLSLFALAPFPKPLIDGLFPEDDEDDIEEWLTDSLVHLNLVKSLGDSRYELHTLIRIYLGLAEKS, translated from the coding sequence ATGGAGATTAAGATTGGACAGGATGGCTTCGGTAATGTTCAACACAATACGTTTAATGTTACGGGAGAAAGAAAACATAAACCTAATGCTCACAATTTACCGAATAGTGGTGTCGCGCAATTTGTGGGACGAGCCGAAGTTTTAGCGCAATTAGATCAGCAATTACAGCAAATTGATCGCGTTGCTATTTCCACTTTGACGGGTATGGGTGGCATTGGTAAGTCGGAGTTGGCTTTGCAGTATGCTTGGCAAGAATGGTCAAAGGAAACCTATCGTGGTGGGATTTGTTGGCTAAATGTGGCGGATAGTGATCCTGGTTTGAGTATTTTAAGTTTTGCTCAAATTCATTTAGGGTTAACGTTGCCCGAAGAAGGAGAGTTAGTTGAACGGGTTCGTTTTGTTTGGCAAGGTTGGTTAAAAAATCAGCAGGATCAAACCTTAATTATTTTTGATGATGTGCGGGATTATCAAAAAATCAAAAATTATTTACCGCCCCAAGCTGATCAACGGTTTAAGGTCATTATTACGACGCGATTGAAGGAGTTATCCGCCAAAATTCAAACCCTTCATGTGAATATATTGCAACCAGAAGCGGCTCTGGATTTATTGCGTTCCTATGTGACTGATGGCCGAATTAATGATCAACTTGAGCAAGCGAATTTACTTTGTCGAGATTTGGGTTATTTACCCCTCGCTTTGGAATTAGTGGCGCGATTATTGAGGCGGCGAACCAATTGGACAGTTGCTAAAATTCGAGAAAAGTTAGCAGAAAATGGTTTAGCGGATCAAAGTTTAATTAAAAATCCGAAGTTTGATTCAGAAATGACCGCAGAAAGAGGTGTTAAAGCGGCGTTTGATCTGAGTTGGCAAGAATTAGAGAGTGAACCCAATGCTCAAAGGTTGGCGATGTATCTCAGTTTATTTGCTCTCGCTCCTTTCCCTAAACCGTTAATTGATGGCTTATTTCCTGAAGACGATGAAGATGATATCGAGGAATGGTTAACGGATAGTTTAGTTCATCTTAATTTGGTTAAATCTTTAGGAGATAGTCGGTATGAATTACATACCCTGATTCGGATTTATTTAGGGCTTGCTGAAAAAAGCTGA
- a CDS encoding type II toxin-antitoxin system HicA family toxin gives MSKIPVLKASEVIRLLEKQGFVEVRQRGSHKQFRHEDGRGTTVSSHKGRDISPTLLRVIASDIGLTLEQFLQGR, from the coding sequence ATGAGTAAGATTCCTGTTCTCAAAGCATCGGAGGTCATTCGTCTGTTGGAAAAGCAAGGATTTGTGGAAGTCCGCCAGCGAGGTTCCCACAAGCAATTCCGCCATGAAGATGGTCGGGGTACAACGGTTTCCTCTCATAAAGGGCGTGATATTTCACCGACTTTATTACGGGTCATTGCCAGTGATATTGGGTTAACATTAGAGCAATTTCTACAAGGAAGATAG
- a CDS encoding type II toxin-antitoxin system HicB family antitoxin: protein MKLFTAIIERDVDTNLYVGYVPGFVGAHSQGETLDELRENLQEVIEMLLEDQDISIEAEFVGTQQIAVA from the coding sequence ATGAAACTTTTTACGGCGATCATTGAAAGGGATGTAGATACCAATCTCTATGTCGGTTATGTGCCTGGATTTGTGGGAGCGCATTCCCAGGGAGAAACATTAGATGAGTTACGAGAAAATTTACAAGAGGTAATTGAAATGTTATTGGAAGATCAAGACATTTCGATTGAAGCTGAGTTTGTCGGCACACAACAGATTGCCGTTGCTTAA
- a CDS encoding eukaryotic translation initiation factor 3 subunit E, which produces MEPLTLLATGVTIILTGALTRVGELSLDGAIAQLKNLIVVKSPEIWKQLEATAKNPAALPKTIEVMATLLEDQELREVAEQVTKENESNPYVIQMINQNKQVTVSQSGIGNSQNNTFSL; this is translated from the coding sequence ATGGAACCTTTAACCCTACTGGCTACGGGTGTAACGATTATTCTGACGGGAGCTTTAACCCGTGTTGGTGAACTGTCTTTGGATGGAGCGATCGCGCAGTTGAAGAATTTGATTGTGGTGAAGTCTCCTGAAATATGGAAGCAATTAGAGGCGACGGCCAAGAATCCTGCGGCCTTACCTAAAACGATTGAGGTAATGGCCACTTTATTGGAAGATCAAGAATTGCGGGAAGTGGCGGAACAAGTCACCAAAGAAAATGAATCTAATCCCTATGTTATTCAAATGATCAATCAAAATAAGCAAGTTACGGTCAGTCAATCAGGAATCGGTAATAGCCAAAATAACACTTTTAGCTTGTGA
- a CDS encoding DUF29 domain-containing protein, which produces MEELLELRTLLMGGNISDALLLVEEMTEMSKDDKINKISSYAKIVILHLIKRAAEKRTTRSWDLSIKNAVNEIQRTNRRRKAGGKYIADSELFETFSEIYALALDWAATEAFGGHYESAELGAMVDREAIINQAIALVSGGDG; this is translated from the coding sequence ATGGAAGAGTTGTTAGAATTACGGACATTGCTGATGGGTGGCAATATCTCCGATGCTTTGTTATTGGTGGAGGAGATGACAGAAATGAGTAAGGATGACAAAATCAACAAGATTTCTAGCTACGCGAAGATTGTCATCTTGCATTTGATTAAACGGGCTGCGGAAAAACGCACAACTAGATCTTGGGATCTGTCAATTAAAAATGCGGTTAACGAAATTCAGAGAACAAATCGGCGGCGTAAAGCTGGTGGTAAATATATTGCTGATTCTGAATTGTTTGAGACATTTAGTGAGATATACGCTCTTGCTCTAGATTGGGCTGCGACTGAGGCGTTCGGTGGACATTATGAATCGGCTGAGTTGGGGGCAATGGTCGATCGCGAGGCGATTATCAATCAGGCGATCGCTTTAGTCTCTGGAGGTGATGGGTGA
- the psbA gene encoding photosystem II q(b) protein yields the protein MTTTLQQRESASVWEQFCQWVTSTNNRIYVGWFGTLMIPTLLTATTCFIIAFIAAPPVDIDGIREPVAGSLLYGNNIISGAVVPSSNAIGLHFYPIWEAASLDEWLYNGGPYQLVVFHFLIGIFCYMGRQWELSYRLGMRPWICVAYSAPVSAATAVFLIYPIGQGSFSDGMPLGISGTFNFMIVFQAEHNILMHPFHMLGVAGVFGGSLFSAMHGSLVTSSLVRETTEVESQNYGYKFGQEEETYNIVAAHGYFGRLIFQYASFNNSRALHFFLGAWPVIGIWFTAMGVSTMAFNLNGFNFNQSILDSQGRVVSTWADVLNRANIGFEVMHERNAHNFPLDLASGEQAPVALTAPAIHG from the coding sequence ATGACAACGACCTTACAACAACGCGAAAGCGCGTCAGTATGGGAACAGTTCTGTCAGTGGGTGACATCTACCAACAACCGCATCTATGTCGGCTGGTTCGGTACCTTGATGATCCCCACCCTCTTAACTGCCACCACCTGCTTCATCATTGCCTTCATCGCCGCTCCCCCCGTTGATATTGACGGTATTCGGGAACCCGTTGCTGGTTCTTTACTTTACGGTAACAACATTATCTCTGGTGCTGTTGTTCCTAGCTCCAACGCGATCGGTCTTCACTTCTACCCTATCTGGGAAGCTGCTTCCTTAGATGAGTGGTTGTACAACGGTGGCCCTTACCAGTTAGTTGTTTTCCACTTCCTTATTGGCATCTTCTGCTACATGGGTCGTCAGTGGGAACTCTCCTATCGTTTAGGGATGCGTCCTTGGATCTGTGTTGCTTACTCTGCACCCGTATCCGCCGCTACTGCCGTTTTCTTGATCTACCCCATCGGTCAAGGTTCTTTCTCTGATGGGATGCCTTTAGGTATCTCTGGAACATTTAATTTCATGATCGTGTTCCAAGCTGAACACAATATCTTGATGCACCCCTTCCATATGTTGGGAGTAGCTGGTGTATTCGGTGGTTCTCTATTCTCTGCTATGCACGGTTCCTTAGTAACCTCTAGCTTAGTCCGTGAAACAACCGAAGTTGAATCTCAAAACTATGGTTACAAATTCGGTCAAGAAGAAGAAACCTACAACATCGTTGCAGCTCACGGCTACTTCGGTCGTTTAATCTTCCAATACGCTTCCTTTAACAACAGCCGCGCTTTACACTTCTTCTTAGGTGCTTGGCCCGTAATCGGGATCTGGTTCACTGCGATGGGTGTCAGCACCATGGCTTTCAACTTAAACGGTTTCAACTTTAACCAATCTATCCTCGACTCTCAGGGTCGTGTTGTCAGCACTTGGGCTGATGTTTTAAACCGCGCTAACATTGGTTTTGAAGTAATGCACGAGCGTAATGCTCACAACTTCCCCCTTGACCTCGCTTCTGGCGAACAAGCTCCCGTAGCTTTAACCGCTCCTGCGATTCATGGTTAA